A genomic region of Paramormyrops kingsleyae isolate MSU_618 chromosome 19, PKINGS_0.4, whole genome shotgun sequence contains the following coding sequences:
- the LOC111836751 gene encoding retinol dehydrogenase 14-like, which translates to MTVGPMSATVILAAVVGGGIIFIARRLFFRRSSAKLLRFPADTMKGKTIIVTGANSGIGKATAAQLLKLQARVIMACRDERRAEEAAREIQQEAGPDRGQVVIKRLDLASLTSVRSFCEEIIKEEPRIDVLINNAGVFQCPYTRTEDGFEMQLGVNHLGHFLLTNLLLDLLKKSAPSRIVVVSSKLYKYGHINFDNLNSERSYNKAACYSQSKLANLLFIHELSRRLKDTGVAVNALSPGIVRTQLGRHVHIPFLARPIFHLISWTFFKTPVEGAQTPIYLACSPDVEGVQGKCFVNCEEQELVPKATDDETARRLWDASALMVGLTK; encoded by the exons ATGACCGTAGGCCCTATGTCAGCCACCGTTATTCTCGCCGCCGTAGTTGGCGGTGGGATCATTTTCATAGCCCGTCGATTGTTTTTCAGACGGTCGTCTGCAAAGTTACTGCGATTTCCAGCTgatacgatgaagggaaaaacCATCATAGTGACGGGAGCGAACAGCGGCATCGGGAAGGCCACTGCAGCGCAGTTGCTGAAGCTCCAGGCCCGTGTCATCATGGCCTGTCGGGATGAGCGGAGGGCCGAGGAGGCCGCCCGTGAGATACAACAGGAGGCAGGTCCAGATCGGGGACAGGTGGTCATTAAACGTCTGGACCTGGCTTCCCTTACGTCCGTGCGATCCTTCTGTGAAGAGATCATCAAG GAGGAGCCGAGAATCGATGTCCTCATCAATAATGCTggggtcttccagtgcccctaCACTAGAACGGAGGATGGCTTTGAGATGCAACTTGGAGTCAATCATCTGGGCCACTTTCTACTTACCAACCTCCTGCTAGACCTCCTGAAGAAGTCAGCACCCAGCCGCATCGTCGTGGTGTCTTCCAAGCTGTACAAGTATGGCCACATCAACTTCGACAACCTCAACAGCGAGCGTAGCTACAACAAGGCCGCCTGCTACAGCCAGAGCAAGCTGGCTAATCTGCTGTTCATCCACGAGCTGTCCAGGCGGCTCAAGGACACCGGCGTGGCAGTCAACGCCCTCTCGCCAGGCATCGTGAGGACACAACTGGGTCGACACGTCCATATCCCCTTCCTGGCCCGGCCCATCTTCCACCTCATTTCCTGGACATTCTTCAAGACCCCTGTAGAGGGTGCACAGACGCCCATCTACCTGGCCTGCTCGCCTGATGTGGAGGGCGTCCAGGGGAAGTGCTTTGTCaactgtgaggagcaggagctgGTCCCAAAGGCGACAGATGACGAAACGGCCAGGAGGCTGTGGGACGCCAGTGCTCTCATGGTGGGGCTCACAAAATAA
- the LOC111836750 gene encoding cytosolic 5'-nucleotidase 1A-like, with protein sequence MSEIKPAEVKDASGEERDWAAAKVFFDNLKSKRPRPPKSCYAVTIAVSSRTLFDMTMERKIYEDQGLEKYVEYQQQHEDEPLKPGAAFPFVKALMTVNVKLRQLYPDSEELFDIVLMTNNHAQVGVRLINSINHYDLTIERFCMTGGKSPTGYLKAYMTNLYLSKDSEKVQEAIEEGIAAATMFTPDMEIQLSDTQLRVAFDGDAVLFSDESEIIVKQHGLDTFFEHEKANENKPLAQGPLKCFLEALGKLQRKFYAKNERLHCPIRTYLVTARSAASSGARVLKTLRSWGLEIDEAIFLAGAPKGPLLQKIRPHIFFDDQMFHIEGAKELGTIAAHVPYGIGQKYHKGQLIEKTGKTK encoded by the exons ATGAGTGAAATCAAACCAGCAGAGGTGAAAGATGCAAGCGGAGAGGAGCGCGACTGGGCAGCCGCTAAGGTTTTTTTCGATAACTTGAAATCTAAGAGACCCAGACCG CCGAAATCTTGTTATGCGGTCACTATCGCCGTGTCGTCGCGGACGTTGTTTGACATGACCATGGAGAGGAAGATCTATGAGGACCAGGGACTGGAAAAGTACGTGGAGTATCAACAGCAACATGAAGACGAACCCTTAAAGCCAGGAGCAGCCTTTCCATTCGTTAAG GCTCTGATGACAGTGAACGTCAAACTGCGTCAGCTGTACCCCGACAGTGAGGAGCTGTTCGACATTGTCCTCATGACTAATAACCATGCCCAGGTCGGGGTCCGCCTCATCAACAGCATCAACCATTATG ATTTAACTATTGAAAGATTCTGCATGACTGGTGGGAAAAGCCCAACTGGATATCTGAAGGCATATATGACTAACCTTTACCTGTCCAAAGACTCTGAAAAGGTCCAGGAAGCCATAGAAGAGG GTATCGCAGCCGCTACCATGTTCACCCCTGACATGGAGATTCAGCTCAGTGACACTCAGTTGCGTGTGGCCTTTGATGGTGATGCCGTCCTCTTCTCTGACGAGTCGGAGATCATTGTGAAGCAGCATGGTCTGGATACCTTCTTTGAACATGAGAAAGCAAATGAAAACAAGCCGCTGGCACAG GGTCCCCTGAAATGCTTCCTGGAAGCCCTGGGCAAACTTCAGCGCAAGTTTTATGCTAAGAACGAGCGGCTTCACTGCCCGATCCGGACCTACCTGGTGACGGCCCGCAGCGCAGCCAGCTCGGGGGCCCGAGTACTGAAGACCCTGAGGAGCTGGGGCCTGGAGATCGACGAGGCCATCTTTTTGGCTGGGGCCCCAAAGGGCCCTCTCCTTCAGAAGATACGGCCGCACATATTTTTCGACGACCAGATGTTCCACATCGAGGGAGCCAAGGAGCTCGGGACAATTGCAGCACATGTGCCTTATGGAATAGGACAGAAGTACCACAAAGGGCAGCTCATTGAGAAGACCGGCAAAACAAAATGA